A genomic region of Microlunatus sagamiharensis contains the following coding sequences:
- a CDS encoding acyltransferase family protein: MSADAGAVRTGTPSKARLHWMDMLRGSAIVLVMIWHSSAIPVLYGASMPAPVRAVNMFFLPFRMPTLMFLSGLLLPASLRKPLPVYYAGKFAAIGWPYLIFVLLDRLLQGNDNPWWHWRAYYATSYLWFLFFIGVYYVLAPLLRRLPPWAPIVAAAVIGLVLESGVEERLAYFAIFFFLGRWAALRGDVFERLTRTRALVLLALPSAAFGLASAYWGLALAYKVWLAPLSLAGILVLVGIAQRIERRGRQLPWLTKVGRNSIVYYVAHFPVMVLTMHALYAFDVRSQVVVALVDLAVAGLVCTVLVLLRPYRPVTWLFEAPAVLTAWVRRRYVPATEPSGSVRQAVPAPPAVH, encoded by the coding sequence GTGAGCGCTGACGCCGGAGCCGTCCGTACGGGCACGCCAAGCAAGGCGCGCCTGCACTGGATGGACATGCTGCGCGGCAGCGCCATCGTGCTCGTCATGATCTGGCACAGCTCGGCGATCCCTGTGCTCTACGGCGCGAGCATGCCGGCACCGGTGCGAGCTGTGAACATGTTCTTCCTGCCCTTCCGGATGCCGACCCTGATGTTCCTGTCGGGCCTGCTCCTCCCGGCTTCGCTCCGCAAGCCGCTGCCGGTGTACTACGCCGGCAAGTTCGCGGCGATCGGGTGGCCGTACCTGATCTTCGTCCTGCTGGACCGTCTTCTGCAGGGCAACGACAACCCCTGGTGGCACTGGCGGGCCTATTACGCGACCAGCTATCTGTGGTTCCTGTTCTTCATCGGCGTCTACTACGTGCTCGCACCCCTCCTCCGTCGGCTGCCTCCCTGGGCGCCGATCGTCGCGGCGGCGGTGATCGGTCTGGTCCTCGAGTCCGGAGTCGAGGAACGACTCGCCTACTTCGCGATCTTCTTCTTCCTGGGGCGCTGGGCTGCGCTGCGGGGCGATGTCTTCGAACGGCTCACGCGCACCCGCGCGCTGGTCCTGCTGGCGCTGCCTTCCGCTGCCTTCGGCCTCGCATCCGCGTACTGGGGCCTCGCCCTGGCGTACAAGGTCTGGTTGGCGCCGCTGAGCCTCGCGGGCATCCTGGTGCTCGTCGGCATCGCCCAGCGCATCGAGCGGCGCGGCCGACAGCTCCCTTGGCTCACCAAGGTCGGGCGGAACTCCATCGTGTACTACGTCGCCCACTTCCCGGTGATGGTGCTGACCATGCATGCGCTGTACGCCTTCGACGTCCGCAGTCAGGTCGTCGTAGCCCTGGTGGACCTGGCCGTCGCGGGTCTCGTCTGCACCGTTCTCGTGCTGCTCAGGCCTTACCGCCCGGTGACGTGGTTGTTCGAGGCTCCGGCCGTGCTCACGGCTTGGGTCCGACGCCGGTACGTCCCCGCCACGGAGCCGAGCGGCTCCGTCCGGCAGGCGGTGCCCGCACCCCCCGCTGTGCACTGA
- a CDS encoding right-handed parallel beta-helix repeat-containing protein gives MNTLVTHAQTQSRRIVAAAVSAALLAIAAPVAAQAADTAPLAQDGFDRTTSSGWGTAPTGGSWSVIGGSGSSTAGSAATVKDIQAGRSLRANLAGVKAGDVDVSSAFRVPSAKEFYFSVEGRRQADGAAYRGRARIAANGELKTDVVRVTAAGEKVLAMDTTGMEVAPGQDVSVELEVTGTSPVTVKTRTWLSGGTVPAWAVAYTDTADNRITGAGSVGLWAYNTPGNNPISVSATEFSSSAVDTTPPPTPTPTPTPTGTPTAPTDPTTSPSPTGSPSTPTNGTEGSGEPEAPLPMPTRGSLPIGQASYPVAAGAVFVSPSGSDTAAGTQAAPLATVTKALSKVKSGGQVVLRGGTYREYFIVPPGKDVAIQNYPGEAVWFDGSSPVTGFKASGSHWAVSGWTAQFDSSPTYTKGEPDGTTAGWQFINPAKPMAAHPDAVWVDGVEQAQVGSTSALKPGTFYVDYATKKLYLGSDPAGKKVEASTMAQAVSLRAPGTVLRGLGFRRFADSVWMQGVITSYYTNQTIENVVVQDPATAGIGLFKEGSTIRNVTITGAGQIALQASYADGLMVDNVLIDHANDEGFNPAPSAGGFKVTTTRGITLKNSEIRNTTGNQFWTDQSTYDINVLNNYLHDGSRWGIVLEISSTATVAGNVIANNAHDGVMVSDTDKVNIWNNTIVGNKRAAIALVQDSRRIEQLSVSGHDKRRPQPDLTMPWITRGTTVGNNIMTGGSTDGADPILRVSSWEKVFDGNEMLASSNGNVFSQTAVGAPKYVTIWSRKGANAPSYATMFNYTTATGQDKASYNHIGASPVDSSYRPVADVKAQLAAVAQPLPAGVASKLGDAPSTQALGAWR, from the coding sequence ATGAACACGCTGGTCACGCACGCCCAGACGCAGTCGCGCCGCATCGTCGCCGCCGCGGTCTCCGCCGCCCTCCTCGCCATCGCGGCGCCGGTCGCCGCGCAGGCCGCCGACACCGCCCCGCTGGCCCAGGACGGCTTCGACCGCACCACCAGCTCCGGCTGGGGGACCGCCCCCACCGGCGGTTCCTGGTCGGTGATCGGGGGCTCCGGCTCCTCGACCGCGGGCAGCGCCGCGACGGTCAAGGACATCCAGGCGGGCCGCTCCCTGCGCGCCAACCTCGCCGGGGTCAAGGCTGGTGACGTCGACGTGAGCAGCGCCTTCAGGGTGCCGAGCGCCAAGGAGTTCTACTTCAGCGTCGAGGGGCGTCGGCAGGCGGACGGGGCGGCCTACCGCGGCCGGGCCCGCATCGCGGCCAACGGCGAGCTGAAGACCGACGTCGTGCGGGTCACGGCGGCCGGCGAGAAGGTCCTCGCGATGGACACCACCGGAATGGAGGTCGCCCCGGGACAGGACGTCTCGGTCGAGCTCGAGGTCACCGGCACCTCCCCGGTCACCGTGAAGACCCGCACCTGGCTCAGCGGCGGCACCGTGCCGGCCTGGGCGGTCGCCTACACCGACACCGCCGACAACCGCATCACCGGCGCCGGCTCCGTCGGTCTCTGGGCGTACAACACCCCGGGCAACAACCCGATCTCGGTGAGCGCCACGGAGTTCTCGAGCTCGGCGGTCGACACGACCCCGCCTCCGACCCCGACGCCGACCCCGACGCCGACCGGTACTCCCACCGCGCCGACGGACCCGACGACCTCGCCGTCCCCGACCGGCAGCCCCAGCACCCCGACGAACGGCACCGAGGGCTCCGGCGAGCCCGAGGCCCCGCTGCCCATGCCCACGCGCGGCTCGCTCCCGATCGGCCAGGCCTCCTACCCCGTCGCCGCCGGCGCCGTCTTCGTCTCCCCCTCGGGCAGTGACACGGCCGCTGGCACCCAGGCGGCTCCCCTGGCCACCGTGACGAAGGCCCTCAGCAAGGTGAAGTCCGGCGGCCAGGTCGTGCTGCGCGGCGGCACCTACCGCGAGTACTTCATCGTCCCGCCGGGCAAGGACGTCGCCATCCAGAACTACCCGGGCGAGGCCGTCTGGTTCGACGGGTCGAGCCCCGTCACCGGGTTCAAGGCCTCCGGCTCGCACTGGGCCGTCAGCGGCTGGACCGCGCAGTTCGACTCCAGCCCGACCTACACCAAGGGCGAGCCGGACGGCACCACCGCCGGCTGGCAGTTCATCAACCCAGCGAAGCCCATGGCCGCGCACCCCGACGCCGTCTGGGTCGACGGTGTCGAGCAGGCCCAGGTCGGCAGCACCAGCGCGCTCAAGCCGGGCACCTTCTACGTCGACTACGCAACCAAGAAGCTCTACCTCGGCTCCGACCCGGCCGGCAAGAAGGTCGAGGCCAGCACCATGGCCCAGGCCGTCTCCCTCCGGGCCCCCGGCACCGTGCTGCGCGGCCTCGGCTTCCGCCGCTTCGCCGACTCGGTCTGGATGCAGGGCGTGATCACCTCGTACTACACCAACCAGACCATCGAGAACGTGGTCGTGCAGGACCCGGCCACGGCGGGGATCGGGCTCTTCAAGGAGGGCTCCACGATCCGGAACGTGACCATCACCGGCGCCGGGCAGATCGCCCTGCAGGCCAGCTACGCCGACGGCCTCATGGTCGACAACGTCCTCATCGACCACGCCAACGACGAGGGCTTCAACCCGGCGCCCAGCGCGGGAGGCTTCAAGGTCACGACGACGCGTGGCATCACGCTCAAGAACAGCGAGATCCGCAACACCACGGGCAACCAGTTCTGGACCGACCAGTCGACCTACGACATCAACGTGCTGAACAACTACCTGCACGACGGGTCGCGCTGGGGCATCGTCCTCGAGATCTCCTCCACCGCCACGGTCGCCGGGAACGTCATCGCCAACAACGCCCACGACGGCGTCATGGTCTCCGACACCGACAAGGTGAACATCTGGAACAACACCATCGTCGGCAACAAGCGGGCTGCCATCGCCCTGGTCCAGGACTCCCGCCGGATCGAGCAGCTCTCCGTCTCCGGCCACGACAAGCGTCGCCCGCAGCCTGACCTGACCATGCCCTGGATCACCCGGGGCACCACGGTCGGCAACAACATCATGACCGGCGGCTCGACCGACGGTGCCGACCCGATCCTGCGGGTCTCCTCGTGGGAGAAGGTGTTCGACGGCAACGAGATGCTCGCCTCGTCCAACGGCAACGTCTTCAGCCAGACCGCGGTCGGCGCCCCGAAGTACGTCACCATCTGGAGCCGCAAGGGCGCCAACGCCCCGAGCTACGCCACGATGTTCAACTACACGACGGCCACGGGCCAGGACAAGGCCAGCTACAACCACATCGGTGCCAGCCCGGTCGACTCCTCCTACCGCCCGGTCGCCGACGTCAAGGCCCAGCTCGCCGCGGTCGCCCAGCCGCTGCCGGCCGGTGTCGCCAGCAAGCTCGGGGACGCCCCGAGCACCCAGGCGCTCGGCGCCTGGCGCTGA
- a CDS encoding glycosyltransferase family 2 protein gives MNVTAEGPTAVVVVNYGASALLETNLVQVDDEVAGLVVVVVDNFTSTAEQDAVRALCDRRRWHLVASPTNLGFGSGMNAGVEVAIGAGAEQLLLLNPDARIDAASLGLLVDAVRAEPLTMVGPVLRTASGALWSDGHDLYLDRGRMRATRKREGSPRVAEWLTGACLVLSTTLWQRVGGFDDRYFLYWEDVDLSWRVLEAGGRLRVVRDAVAVHDEGGTQVRSSERALSTTYYYFNIRNRLVFAAHHLPTRDRLRWALTAPSEAWAVLLRGGRRQLVHSPDPWRAAVTGTFAGLRALVGGRAAARDRRGGHGQQP, from the coding sequence GTGAACGTCACCGCGGAAGGCCCGACCGCCGTCGTCGTCGTGAACTACGGGGCGTCGGCGCTCCTGGAGACCAACCTGGTCCAGGTCGACGACGAGGTGGCCGGCCTGGTCGTGGTCGTCGTCGACAACTTCACCAGCACCGCCGAGCAGGACGCCGTTCGGGCGCTGTGCGATCGGCGCCGCTGGCACCTGGTCGCCTCGCCGACCAACCTGGGCTTCGGCTCGGGGATGAACGCCGGCGTCGAGGTCGCGATCGGGGCGGGGGCGGAGCAGCTGCTGCTGCTCAACCCCGACGCCCGCATCGACGCCGCGAGCCTCGGGCTCCTGGTGGACGCGGTCCGCGCCGAGCCGCTGACGATGGTCGGCCCGGTCCTCCGCACGGCGTCGGGGGCCCTCTGGTCCGACGGCCACGACCTCTACCTCGACCGCGGCCGGATGCGGGCGACCCGCAAGCGCGAGGGGTCTCCGCGGGTGGCGGAGTGGCTGACCGGCGCGTGCCTCGTCCTCAGCACCACGCTGTGGCAGCGCGTGGGTGGCTTCGACGACCGCTACTTCCTGTACTGGGAGGACGTCGACCTGAGCTGGCGCGTGCTCGAGGCGGGCGGCCGGCTCCGGGTCGTGCGCGACGCGGTGGCGGTCCACGACGAGGGCGGGACCCAGGTCCGCAGCTCGGAGCGGGCGCTCTCGACGACGTACTACTACTTCAACATTCGCAACCGCCTGGTCTTCGCGGCGCACCACCTGCCGACCCGCGACCGCCTGCGCTGGGCGCTGACCGCCCCGTCGGAGGCCTGGGCCGTGCTGCTGCGCGGGGGCCGCCGTCAGCTGGTGCACTCCCCCGACCCCTGGCGCGCGGCGGTGACCGGCACCTTCGCCGGCCTCCGCGCGCTCGTCGGAGGACGTGCCGCTGCCCGCGACCGCCGAGGCGGTCACGGGCAGCAGCCGTAG
- a CDS encoding Coenzyme F420 hydrogenase/dehydrogenase, beta subunit C-terminal domain translates to MSEQARLDRAVRKVVAEGNCSGCGACTLLDPGLSMRLQDDGFRRPVREGAGPTPAGADARFARVCPGRRTEARTPEGSTRHPLLGPVVSCWRAWAADDELRHRGSSGGTLTALSTWLVETGRVSAVRTARTDREEPRRTVPVTLTTREEALASAGSRYGPVAVLGPGALAPDGAVVGKPCEATAARQLLDLEGAGPEQEPLLLSFFCAGTPSQQATDTLVADLGLPEGTGLDDLWYRGRGWPGSFTAVAADGRRVSTSYEESWGAHLGRATQWRCKICPDGVGESSDISAADFWDTDERGYPVFVENDGCSALIARTRRGHDLLVEAFAAGVLVGQPLEPDAVAGVQPLQTSRRRTLAGRLLGARAAGRTVPRYVGFGLTRFAARDWRETLRTGRASFRRVRTARKAGR, encoded by the coding sequence GTGAGCGAGCAGGCCCGGCTCGACCGAGCCGTCAGGAAGGTCGTCGCGGAGGGCAACTGCAGCGGGTGCGGGGCGTGCACCCTGCTCGACCCCGGCCTCTCCATGCGGCTGCAGGACGACGGGTTCCGTCGCCCCGTGCGTGAGGGCGCGGGCCCCACACCGGCGGGGGCGGACGCCCGCTTCGCCCGGGTCTGCCCGGGACGCCGCACCGAGGCGCGCACGCCGGAGGGCTCGACGCGGCACCCGCTGCTCGGCCCGGTCGTCAGCTGCTGGCGCGCCTGGGCGGCGGATGACGAGCTGCGTCACCGCGGCAGCAGCGGCGGCACGCTCACGGCCCTGAGCACCTGGCTGGTCGAGACGGGGCGGGTGAGCGCGGTACGCACCGCGCGGACTGACCGCGAGGAGCCGCGCCGCACCGTGCCCGTCACCCTGACCACCCGCGAGGAGGCCCTCGCCAGCGCGGGCTCGCGCTACGGGCCGGTCGCGGTCCTCGGCCCGGGTGCCCTGGCCCCGGACGGGGCGGTCGTGGGCAAGCCGTGCGAGGCGACCGCCGCCCGCCAGCTGCTCGACCTGGAGGGCGCCGGCCCCGAGCAGGAGCCGCTGCTGCTGTCCTTCTTCTGCGCCGGCACCCCCAGCCAGCAGGCCACCGACACGTTGGTGGCCGACCTCGGCCTGCCCGAGGGCACCGGGCTCGACGACCTCTGGTACCGCGGCCGCGGGTGGCCCGGTTCCTTCACCGCCGTCGCCGCCGACGGGCGTCGCGTCTCCACGAGCTACGAGGAGTCCTGGGGAGCGCACCTCGGCCGCGCGACGCAGTGGCGCTGCAAGATCTGCCCCGACGGCGTCGGCGAGAGCAGCGACATCAGCGCCGCCGACTTCTGGGACACCGACGAGCGCGGCTACCCGGTCTTCGTCGAGAACGACGGCTGCAGCGCCCTGATCGCCCGCACCCGTCGCGGCCACGACCTGCTCGTCGAGGCCTTCGCCGCCGGTGTGCTCGTCGGGCAGCCGCTGGAGCCGGACGCCGTGGCCGGGGTCCAGCCGCTGCAGACCTCGCGCCGGCGGACCCTGGCCGGCCGGCTGCTGGGCGCGCGGGCAGCGGGACGCACCGTGCCCCGCTACGTGGGCTTCGGGCTGACGCGCTTCGCCGCGCGGGACTGGCGTGAGACGCTACGGACCGGCCGCGCGAGCTTCCGTCGCGTCCGGACCGCCCGCAAGGCCGGGCGGTGA
- a CDS encoding polysaccharide pyruvyl transferase family protein, whose translation MKILVLWADDRSPNLGVRVLGAGTAALARRVWPDAEFVFSNYGSRTAPVRLGSTTDLLKEAVTRRVGLNRWFAGFDLVLDTRAGDSFADIYGLPRLTSMTLATELAYRAGVPVVLTPQTIGPFGGRRAKTMARRSLRTAALVMARDSTSAEAAAGLGRPVDLLTSDVVFALDVPARDARRDVVLNVSGLLWQPNPHVDHARYRRTVAQVHDALVAAGRTVTLLPHVLPADNSDDDVPAVEEFAATHAPDAEVYRPRSLDDVREVLAGANLVVGSRMHACLNALSVGTPALPLAYSRKFAPLLGDLGWSHVVDLREDREDVPTTVVDVARRSEDLRGEAAEVAARAGARLDEAAAALRTRFGGPGTAA comes from the coding sequence ATGAAGATCCTGGTCCTCTGGGCCGACGACCGCTCGCCCAACCTCGGGGTCCGCGTGCTGGGGGCGGGCACGGCCGCGCTCGCGCGCCGGGTCTGGCCCGACGCGGAGTTCGTGTTCTCCAACTACGGCTCCCGGACCGCGCCCGTCCGGCTGGGTTCCACGACCGACCTGCTCAAGGAGGCCGTGACGCGCCGGGTCGGGCTGAACCGGTGGTTCGCGGGCTTCGACCTCGTCCTGGACACCCGGGCGGGTGACTCCTTCGCCGACATCTACGGCCTCCCACGCCTCACCTCGATGACGCTCGCCACCGAGCTCGCCTACCGCGCCGGCGTGCCGGTGGTGCTGACCCCGCAGACGATCGGCCCGTTCGGCGGCCGGCGCGCGAAGACGATGGCCCGTCGGTCGCTGCGGACGGCGGCGCTGGTGATGGCGCGCGACTCGACGAGCGCCGAGGCGGCCGCCGGCCTGGGCCGCCCGGTCGACCTGCTCACCAGCGACGTCGTCTTCGCCCTCGACGTCCCCGCGCGCGACGCCCGGCGCGACGTGGTGCTGAACGTCTCGGGCCTGCTCTGGCAGCCCAACCCGCACGTCGACCACGCGCGCTACCGTCGCACCGTCGCACAGGTGCACGACGCGCTCGTGGCCGCCGGCCGCACCGTGACGCTGCTGCCCCACGTGCTCCCGGCCGACAACTCCGACGACGACGTCCCGGCCGTCGAGGAGTTCGCCGCGACGCACGCGCCGGACGCCGAGGTCTACCGTCCCCGCTCGCTCGACGACGTCCGCGAGGTGCTCGCGGGCGCCAACCTCGTCGTCGGCTCGCGCATGCACGCCTGCCTGAACGCGCTCTCGGTCGGCACCCCGGCCCTGCCGCTGGCGTACTCGCGCAAGTTCGCCCCGCTGCTGGGCGACCTCGGCTGGTCGCACGTGGTCGACCTGCGCGAGGACCGCGAGGACGTCCCGACCACCGTCGTCGACGTCGCCCGGCGCAGCGAGGACCTGCGCGGCGAGGCCGCCGAGGTCGCCGCCCGCGCCGGGGCACGGCTCGACGAGGCGGCCGCCGCCCTGCGTACGCGGTTCGGCGGCCCGGGCACCGCCGCGTGA
- a CDS encoding PKD domain-containing protein, translating into MLALVTAVVGAALTVPVSGDAAWADTVPPATDRPATVSADPLPTWQVTGVVWSQVTVGTTVYATGSFTKARPPGMWKGGPTEIDVAHLIAYDITTGQRIASFNHTLDAQGLAITASPDGSRVYVGGDFTTVDGVSRPHLAAFDTRSGALVPGFAASVNGQVKALTATNSTLYAGGGFTGAGPDDERRYFLASFSAGTGALTSWAPVASGGYTWALTMTPDRTKVVAGGQFSTLNGTTVNGMGALDATTGATLTWRANTVIKDYNQGAIDTLTTDGTLVYGGGFAFGAGGTFEGSFALDPADGSIRWLVDCLGDTYDVEPVGPVLYVAGHPHDCTMIGGFTDTSPRTRWQYGTAYTTVPMGTNGGPNAVGRSFKGQPAAAQLHWYPSLGIGLASGQYQSVWSITSAAGYVALGGEFPTVAGKPQQGLTRYATAPVAPNRSGPRYDGTAPVRTTAPPTTATATGSSVQVEFGSAWDEDNQRLTYRVYRDRGTSAEKLVATRTADSSFWSVPTLSVTDLGVPNGEHTYQVVVSDPFGNLLESPVSPRVGVGTNFAPVARFTNVADRLAVSFSGASSSDEDGRVVSWSWAFGDGRTGSGETTSHTYAAAGSYPVTLTVTDDDGTTASVRQTVVVTGEPKPLARDDFERATASGWGSADLGGTWTTPSAGSLSTAGGAGLIRLGAGSGPYAQLATGSRDADLQLTFAVDKAAAASSVFVRAVPRGSVADGYFAKVYAPAGGKMVLYLVRVQGNAQTDLKAFVLPETLTAGKRWTIRTQAVGAAPTLVRARVWAEGSPEPTTWQASATDATAALQTRTGIAVGGYASAGVTNAPLTLSVDKLLVRPTSG; encoded by the coding sequence GTGCTCGCGCTCGTCACGGCGGTCGTGGGCGCAGCCCTCACGGTCCCGGTGAGCGGCGACGCGGCCTGGGCGGACACGGTCCCGCCCGCGACGGACCGGCCGGCCACCGTGTCGGCCGACCCGCTGCCCACCTGGCAGGTGACCGGCGTCGTCTGGAGCCAGGTCACCGTCGGCACCACCGTCTACGCGACGGGCAGCTTCACCAAGGCCCGCCCGCCGGGCATGTGGAAGGGCGGACCCACCGAGATCGACGTCGCGCACCTCATCGCCTACGACATCACCACCGGCCAGCGAATCGCCTCGTTCAACCACACCCTCGACGCCCAGGGCCTCGCGATCACCGCGTCCCCGGACGGCAGCCGCGTCTACGTCGGCGGCGACTTCACCACCGTCGACGGCGTCTCGCGCCCGCACCTCGCGGCCTTCGACACCCGCAGCGGAGCGCTCGTCCCGGGTTTCGCCGCCTCGGTGAACGGCCAGGTCAAGGCGCTGACCGCGACCAACAGCACCCTGTACGCGGGCGGCGGGTTCACCGGTGCCGGACCGGACGACGAGCGTCGCTACTTCCTCGCCTCCTTCTCGGCCGGCACCGGGGCCCTGACGAGCTGGGCGCCGGTGGCCTCCGGCGGCTACACCTGGGCCCTCACCATGACGCCGGACCGGACGAAGGTGGTCGCGGGCGGGCAGTTCTCGACCCTCAACGGGACCACCGTGAACGGCATGGGCGCCCTGGACGCGACCACGGGCGCGACGCTCACCTGGCGCGCCAACACGGTGATCAAGGACTACAACCAGGGCGCGATCGACACCCTCACCACCGACGGCACGCTCGTCTACGGCGGCGGGTTCGCCTTCGGCGCGGGCGGCACCTTCGAGGGCAGCTTCGCCCTCGACCCGGCCGACGGGTCGATCCGCTGGCTGGTCGACTGCCTCGGCGACACCTACGACGTCGAGCCCGTCGGGCCTGTGCTGTACGTGGCCGGGCACCCGCACGACTGCACGATGATCGGCGGCTTCACCGACACCAGCCCGCGCACGCGGTGGCAGTACGGGACGGCGTACACCACCGTGCCGATGGGCACCAACGGCGGCCCGAACGCCGTGGGGCGGAGCTTCAAGGGCCAGCCAGCGGCTGCTCAGCTGCACTGGTACCCCTCGCTCGGGATCGGCCTCGCGAGCGGGCAGTACCAGTCGGTGTGGAGCATCACCAGCGCGGCGGGCTACGTCGCGCTCGGGGGCGAGTTCCCGACGGTCGCCGGCAAGCCGCAGCAGGGTCTGACCCGCTACGCCACGGCCCCCGTCGCACCGAACCGGTCGGGCCCGCGCTACGACGGGACCGCGCCCGTGCGGACCACCGCTCCCCCCACCACGGCGACCGCCACCGGCAGCTCGGTGCAGGTCGAGTTCGGCTCGGCCTGGGACGAGGACAACCAGCGCCTCACCTACCGCGTCTACCGCGACCGCGGCACGTCGGCGGAGAAGCTCGTCGCCACGAGGACGGCGGACAGCTCCTTCTGGTCGGTCCCCACGCTCTCGGTCACCGACCTCGGCGTGCCGAACGGCGAGCACACCTACCAGGTCGTGGTGAGCGACCCGTTCGGCAACCTGCTCGAGAGCCCCGTGTCGCCGCGGGTGGGCGTCGGCACGAACTTCGCGCCCGTCGCCCGCTTCACCAACGTCGCCGACCGGCTCGCCGTCAGCTTCTCGGGCGCGTCGTCCAGCGACGAGGACGGCAGGGTCGTGTCCTGGTCGTGGGCCTTCGGCGACGGCCGGACCGGCAGCGGCGAGACGACCAGCCACACCTACGCGGCCGCCGGCAGCTATCCGGTCACGCTGACCGTCACCGACGACGACGGCACCACCGCGAGCGTCCGGCAGACCGTCGTCGTGACGGGCGAGCCGAAGCCGCTGGCCCGGGACGACTTCGAGCGCGCCACAGCTTCCGGCTGGGGCTCCGCCGACCTGGGCGGGACCTGGACGACGCCGTCGGCCGGCTCGCTCTCCACCGCGGGCGGGGCCGGGTTGATCCGGCTCGGGGCCGGGTCAGGTCCCTACGCCCAGCTCGCGACCGGCTCGCGCGACGCCGACCTGCAGCTCACCTTCGCCGTCGACAAGGCAGCCGCAGCCAGCAGCGTCTTCGTGCGCGCGGTCCCCCGCGGCAGCGTCGCCGACGGCTACTTCGCCAAGGTGTACGCCCCGGCCGGCGGCAAGATGGTCCTCTACCTGGTGCGGGTGCAGGGGAACGCCCAGACCGACCTCAAGGCCTTCGTGCTGCCCGAGACGCTGACCGCCGGCAAGCGCTGGACGATCCGCACCCAGGCGGTGGGCGCGGCACCCACGCTCGTCCGGGCCCGGGTCTGGGCCGAGGGAAGCCCCGAGCCCACCACCTGGCAGGCAAGCGCCACCGACGCCACGGCCGCGCTGCAGACCAGGACCGGCATCGCCGTCGGCGGCTACGCGTCGGCCGGCGTCACCAACGCCCCGCTGACGCTGTCGGTGGACAAGCTGCTGGTCCGTCCCACCAGCGGGTGA